AATTAGTATTAAATTTACCCTCTATTTAATGCTTTTTAAAAATTAATAAAGATATCTTGATAATTAAAATTTTTGAATAAATTTTAGATCACTAAAAATCATTAAATAAGCTAATTTTACTTTTTATTCTTTTGCTAGACATAGAGTATAAATTTTTACTTGAAAATCAATAAAATAACGCCTGAAATAATAAGACAGATGGCTAAAATTTCTTTTAAATTTAACCTCTCGCCAAGAAAGATGACAGCCAAAATAATAGCAAGTACAACGCTAAATTTATCAACCAGCGCCACTTGATATACCTTGCCAACTTGCATCGCTTTAAAATACATGAGCCAAGATAGTCCGGTTGCCATGCCACTTAGTATGAGAAAGAGCCAGTTTTTGGGGCTTAGTGAGTTTAATGGTTGCCATTTTTTAGCCACGCTTAAAAGCAAAACGAGCATCAAAATGACAACGATCGTTCTTATAAATGTCGCAAAATCACTGTCGATATCCTTTACACCAAGCTTTGCAAAGATCGCTGTAAGTGCAGCAAAAACAGCTGAAAGAGCTGCATAGATAAACCACTCTGGCATTTTTATTTAAAATTTAAAAGGGCAAGTTGCCTCACCCATTTAAATTTATCCCTCATAATCACTTAGCATATCAACTGTTGGAACAAAGTATAGGGCACCAGTTACAGGCGTACTAAAGTCAAGCAGCCTATCTGAGTTACCCTTTGGCTCGCCGATAAACATCTTTTTAAGCATAAGCTCAACCGTTGAAAACGTGCTCGCATAAGCGATAAAATAAGTGCCTGTTTTGCTGCCTTCGGTAAATGGCATATTGCCACGCACGACTTTTTTATCATCTCCGACGTTTGCAGCAGCTGAGTGCGAATTTGTAGGTTTTACATCCTCGCTCATCTCGATGTCAAGCTCTTTTGAGCGGCCTATTACCTTTTCTTGCTCGCTTACGCTTGTGGCGTTCCACTCTTTCATGTTATGGAAATATTTTTGTACAAAAACGTAGCTGCCGCCTTTAAATTTAGCGTCCTCATCG
This region of Campylobacter concisus genomic DNA includes:
- a CDS encoding EamA family transporter — encoded protein: MKMPEWFIYAALSAVFAALTAIFAKLGVKDIDSDFATFIRTIVVILMLVLLLSVAKKWQPLNSLSPKNWLFLILSGMATGLSWLMYFKAMQVGKVYQVALVDKFSVVLAIILAVIFLGERLNLKEILAICLIISGVILLIFK